In Dromiciops gliroides isolate mDroGli1 chromosome 4, mDroGli1.pri, whole genome shotgun sequence, one DNA window encodes the following:
- the LRRC73 gene encoding leucine-rich repeat-containing protein 73, translated as MLPSSIQISGEPLSSAEVRDICRGLRDNAVRLLSLRGCRLCDRDFARICRALAGASSLAQLNLNLGVVSSPGRVKQLAEALRVNRSVQSLFLHGSPLTDAGLALLNPALALHPALVALDLGDCMLGDEAINLICGLLPPDGAKSGLKELTLSANPGITPKGWSRLAIAVAHSSQVRVLNLDYNPLGDHVAGMLAVAVASSRTLEVLDLEGTGLTNQSAQTLLDMVENYPTALRSLVLTENSISPELQQQICDLLSEGEEEEEAAAAGDGGRVPDRDRGGELDARQRGGSWICPSDPGSQMVLMTSGLGDGLLAETEM; from the exons ATGCTGCCCAGCTCCATCCAGATCTCCGGGGAGCCGCTGTCGAGCGCCGAGGTGCGGGACATCTGCCGCGGCCTGCGGGACAACGCCGTGCGCCTGCTGTCCCTGCGCGGCTGCCGCCTCTGCGACCGCGACTTCGCCCGCATCTGCCGCGCCCTGGCTGGAGCCTCGTCCCTGGCGCAGCTGAACCTCAACCTGGGCGTCGTGTCCAGTCCCGGGCGCGTCAAGCAGCTGGCCGAAGCCCTGAGGGTCAACCGCTCCGTCCAGTCCCTCTT CCTTCATGGGAGCCCCTTGACAGATGCTGGATTGGCCCTGCTCAACCCTGCCCTGGCTCTGCACCCTGCCCTTGTGGCCCTAGACTTAGGTGACTGCATGCTGGGGGATGAAGCCATCAATCTCATCTGTGGTCTCCTGCCCCCTGACGGGGCCAAGTCAG GCCTTAAGGAGCTGACCCTGAGCGCCAATCCTGGAATCACCCCCAAGGGCTGGAGCAGACTTGCCAtcgctgtggcccacagctcccaGGTCCGAGTCCTCAATCTGGACTACAACCCCCTGG GTGACCATGTGGCAGGGATGTTGGCTGTGGCTGTGGCCTCCAGCCGCACCCTCGAGGTCCTGGACTTGGAGGGGACTGGGCTTACCAACCAGTCAGCCCAG ACCCTGCTGGACATGGTGGAGAATTATCCCACGGCTTTGCGGAGCCTGGTGTTAACTGAGAACAGCATCAGCCCGGAGCTGCAGCAGCAGATCTGTGACCTGCTCTCAGAgggcgaggaggaggaggaggcggctgCGGCAGGCGATGGGGGCCGTGTGCCGGATAGGGATCGAGGAGGGGAACTCGATGCTCGCCAGAGGGGGGGATCCTGGATCTGCCCCAGCG ATCCCGGCTCCCAGATGGTACTGATGACATCAGGGCTGGGAGACGGTCTGTTGGCTGAGACTGAGATGTGA
- the POLR1C gene encoding DNA-directed RNA polymerases I and III subunit RPAC1 isoform X2, translated as MLCKVHTTDFPGNYCGYDDAWDQSRFEKEFRVDVVHMDESSLEFDMVGIDAAIANAFRRILLAEVPTMAVEKVFVYNNTSIVQDEILAHRLGLIPIRADPRLFEYRNQGDEEGTEIDTLQFQLKVKCTRNPQAAKDSSDPNELYLNHKVYTKHMTWIPLGNQADVFPEGTIRPVHDDILIAQLRPGQELDLLMHCVKGIGKDHAKFSPVATASYRLLPDITLLQPVEGEAAEELSRCFSPGVIQVQDVQGKKVATVANPRLDTFSREIFRHENLKKLVRLARVRDHYIFSVESTGVLPPEVLVSEAIKVLMGKCRRFMDELDSVQMD; from the exons ATGCTTTGCAAG GTTCATACCACGGACTTTCCGGGAAATTACTGCGGCTATGATGATGCGTGGGACCAGAGCCGCTTCGAGAAG GAATTCCGTGTGGATGTGGTGCACATGGATGAAAGCTCGCTGGAATTTGATATGGTTGGAATTGATGCTGCCATTGCCAACGCTTTTCGGAGGATCTTGTTAGCCGAG GTTCCAACCATGGCTGTGGAAAAAGTCTTTGTGTACAACAATACCTCCATTGTGCAGGATGAGATACTGGCCCATCGTTTGGGTCTCATTCCTATTCGTGCTGATCCTCGGCTTTTCGAGTACCGGAACCAAG GTGATGAAGAAGGCACTGAGATAGACACATTGCAATTTCAGCTGAAGGTCAAGTGTACCCGTAATCCTCAAGCTGCCAAAGACTCCTCTGATCCCAATGAACTTTATCTCAATCATAAAG TATACACAAAGCACATGACATGGATACCCCTGGGAAACCAAGCAGATGTTTTCCCAGAAGGCACCATTCGTCCTGTGCATGATGACATCCTCATTGCTCAGCTACGGCCTGGCCAAGAGCTTGACCTACTTATGCATTGCGTCAAAGGCATCG GGAAAGACCATGCGAAATTTTCTCCAGTAGCCACTGCCAGCTACAGATTGTTGCCAGATATCACTTTACTCCAGCCAGTAGAGGGCGAAGCAGCTGAGGAGCTGAGTCGATGCTTTTCACCTGGTGTCATTCAGGTGCAAGATGTCCAAG gaaaaaaagtaGCCACAGTTGCCAACCCCCGCCTGGATACCTTCAGCCGAGAAATCTTTAGGCATGAAAACCTTAAGAAGTTGGTGCGGCTTGCTCGAGTACGGGATCACTACATAT TCTCAGTGGAATCAACAGGTGTCTTGCCCCCTGAGGTTCTGGTGAGCGAAGCCATCAAAGTTCTAATGGGAAAATGTCGGCGTTTCATGGATGAGTTGGATTCAGTTCAGATGGACTGA
- the POLR1C gene encoding DNA-directed RNA polymerases I and III subunit RPAC1 isoform X1 codes for MLCKATPPGSCRRGNKQVHSVSRDPDACRHGDDARLVRVRQSRGCKMAASGAVEEMRTRVVLGEFGVRNVHTTDFPGNYCGYDDAWDQSRFEKEFRVDVVHMDESSLEFDMVGIDAAIANAFRRILLAEVPTMAVEKVFVYNNTSIVQDEILAHRLGLIPIRADPRLFEYRNQGDEEGTEIDTLQFQLKVKCTRNPQAAKDSSDPNELYLNHKVYTKHMTWIPLGNQADVFPEGTIRPVHDDILIAQLRPGQELDLLMHCVKGIGKDHAKFSPVATASYRLLPDITLLQPVEGEAAEELSRCFSPGVIQVQDVQGKKVATVANPRLDTFSREIFRHENLKKLVRLARVRDHYIFSVESTGVLPPEVLVSEAIKVLMGKCRRFMDELDSVQMD; via the exons ATGCTTTGCAAG GCGACTCCGCCCGGAAGCTGTAGACGTGGAAATAAGCAGGTCCATTCTGTCTCGCGAGACCCAGACGCTTGTCGCCACGGCGACGACGCGAGACTAGTACGCGTGCGCCAGTCACGTGGCTGTAAGATGGCGGCCTCCGGAGCAGTGGAGGAGATGAGGACCCGCGTGGTGCTCGGGGAATTCGGGGTCCGGAAC GTTCATACCACGGACTTTCCGGGAAATTACTGCGGCTATGATGATGCGTGGGACCAGAGCCGCTTCGAGAAG GAATTCCGTGTGGATGTGGTGCACATGGATGAAAGCTCGCTGGAATTTGATATGGTTGGAATTGATGCTGCCATTGCCAACGCTTTTCGGAGGATCTTGTTAGCCGAG GTTCCAACCATGGCTGTGGAAAAAGTCTTTGTGTACAACAATACCTCCATTGTGCAGGATGAGATACTGGCCCATCGTTTGGGTCTCATTCCTATTCGTGCTGATCCTCGGCTTTTCGAGTACCGGAACCAAG GTGATGAAGAAGGCACTGAGATAGACACATTGCAATTTCAGCTGAAGGTCAAGTGTACCCGTAATCCTCAAGCTGCCAAAGACTCCTCTGATCCCAATGAACTTTATCTCAATCATAAAG TATACACAAAGCACATGACATGGATACCCCTGGGAAACCAAGCAGATGTTTTCCCAGAAGGCACCATTCGTCCTGTGCATGATGACATCCTCATTGCTCAGCTACGGCCTGGCCAAGAGCTTGACCTACTTATGCATTGCGTCAAAGGCATCG GGAAAGACCATGCGAAATTTTCTCCAGTAGCCACTGCCAGCTACAGATTGTTGCCAGATATCACTTTACTCCAGCCAGTAGAGGGCGAAGCAGCTGAGGAGCTGAGTCGATGCTTTTCACCTGGTGTCATTCAGGTGCAAGATGTCCAAG gaaaaaaagtaGCCACAGTTGCCAACCCCCGCCTGGATACCTTCAGCCGAGAAATCTTTAGGCATGAAAACCTTAAGAAGTTGGTGCGGCTTGCTCGAGTACGGGATCACTACATAT TCTCAGTGGAATCAACAGGTGTCTTGCCCCCTGAGGTTCTGGTGAGCGAAGCCATCAAAGTTCTAATGGGAAAATGTCGGCGTTTCATGGATGAGTTGGATTCAGTTCAGATGGACTGA
- the YIPF3 gene encoding protein YIPF3 — MASPVAPAGGTRNGASPEWGGFEENIQGGGSAVIDMENMDDTSGSSFEDMGELHQRLREEEVDADAAAAEEEDGEFLGMKGFKGQLSRQVADQMWQAGKRQASKAFSLYANIDILRPYFDVEPAQVRSRLLESMIPVKMVNFPQKIAGELYGPLMLVFTLVAILLHGMKTSDTIIREGTLMGTAIGTCFGYWLGVSSFIYFLAYLCNAQITMLQMLALLGYGLFGHCIVLFITYNIHLHALFYLFWLLVGGLSTLRMVAVLVSRTVGPTQRLLLCGTLATLHMLFLLYLHFAYHKVVEGILDTLEGPNVPPIQRVPRDIPVAGLPVAVLNATAKAVALTLQPH, encoded by the exons ATGGCGAGCCCGGTAGCCCCGGCGGGAGGTACCCGGAATGGGGCCTCCCCCGAGTGGGGGGGCTTCGAGGAGAATATCCAG GGTGGCGGCTCTGCGGTGATTGATATGGAAAACATGGATGACACATCAGGCTCTAGCTTCGAAGATATGGGGGAGCTACACCAGCGGCTCCGTGAAGAAGAGGTGGACGCCGATGCAGCTGCTGCtgaggaggaggatggagaaTTCCTGGGGATGAAGGGTTTCAAGGGACAGCTAAGTCGACAGGTGGCTGACCAA ATGTGGCAGGCGGGGAAGAGACAGGCCTCCAAAGCCTTCAGCCTCTATGCTAACATCGACATCCTCAGGCCTTACTTTGATGTGGAGCCTGCCCAGGTTCGAAGCCG GCTCCTGGAGTCCATGATCCCTGTCAAGATGGTCAACTTTCCCCAG AAAATTGCTGGTGAGCTCTACGGGCCTCTCATGCTGGTGTTCACCCTGGTTGCCATCCTCCTCCATGGGATGAAGACGTCTGATACCATTATT CGAGAAGGTACCCTAATGGGCACTGCCATTGGCACCTGCTTTGGCTACTGGCTGGGCGTCTCGTCCTTCATTTACTTCTTGGCCTACCTGTGTAATGCGCAGATCACCATGCTGCAGATGCTGGCACTTCTG GGCTACGGACTCTTTGGGCATTGCATTGTTCTCTTCATCACCTACAACATCCATCTCCATGCCCTCTTCTATCTCTTCTGGCTGTTGGTGGGTGGGCTGTCCACCCTGCGAATG GTGGCAGTGCTAGTATCAAGGACAGTGGGTCCCACACAGCGACTGCTTCTTTGCGGAACCCTTGCTACCCTACACATGCTCTTCTTACTCTACTTGCACTTTGCCTACCACAAAGTTGTGGAGG gGATCCTGGACACCCTTGAGGGCCCCAACGTCCCCCCGATCCAGAGAGTCCCCCGGGACATTCCTGTTGCCGGGCTGCCTGTTGCCGTGCTCAATGCCACAGCCAAGGCTGTTGCCCTGACCCTGCAGCCACACTGA